A stretch of DNA from Streptomyces gobiensis:
GGATCACATCCGTGCCCGGGGCCGCCGTCCGGCCAGCGGCGGGGACGAGAGCGAGCTGACCGGGATGCCCGATGGCGCCGATACTGCCGATGAGGCGCTGGAGGCGCTGGGCACCGGACGCACCATGGCCTTGATCTCCCAGCTGCCCCGCGACCAGGCCGAGGCGGTGGTCCTCCGGGTGGTCGTCGGGCTGGACGCCAAGAGCGCGGCACAGGTGCTGGGCAAGCGGGCGGGCGCTGTCCGCACCGCGGCGCACCGTGGACTGCGGAAGCTCGCGGAGCTACTGGACGGCCATGACGAGGCCGATGGGGCGGATGGGACCATTCCTGATCAGCGGCAGGACCAATCTTGTGGTGTGACGGAAAAGGCCGCGCGGACGCTGAGGGAAACGTGATGGCCGACGACCGGTATAGCTGGCTGGATGAGGAGGCCGCGGAGCGGCTGCTGCGCGGGCAGCCGGTCGATGCCGCAGCGGCGGAGTACGCCGGACGACTCGCGGAAGCCCTCGAAAACATCGCGGTGACCTGCCCCTCGAAGAGTGAGCTCCCCGGCGAGGCCGCCGCGCTGGTCGCCTTCCGGGACGCCCGCAGCCAGATAGTGCACAGCGGTGGTCTGGAGCCGCGTTCCGGGCGGGGCCTACGCGCGTTGCGGCTGTCCGGCCGCCCGCTGCGGGCGGGGCTCGCTGTGGCACTGGTGGGCTGCACGATCGGCGGGGTCGCGGTGGCCGCCACGACCGGTGCGCTGCCTTCGCCGTTCGGCGGCGGTGGCGGCGCGAAGCCCGCGTCGAGCACGGCGTTGCCGGACGGGCCGAGAAACGGTACGCCGCAGTCCGCCCCCCATGGGCCGAGCGCTTCTGCCGGGCAGCACGGCGGACATACGCACCCGGACGGTGATCCGGACTCGGACAAGAAATCCGCGGGCTCTGGTCAGTCCGCCGACGGTGACAACCGTGATGCGGCCGGTGCGGACCGCGATGAGGACGGCAAGCAGCCCGGTGCCGCTGGTAAGAACGGTAAGCCGCTGGTTTCCGGGAAGCCTGACAAGGCCGTGCTGGCCGCCCTGTGCAAGGCGTATGCGAACGGCAAGATCGACGAGAGCGAGCGCAGACGCCTGGAAGAGGCGGCGGGCGGCTCCACCAAGGTGCACGGCTTCTGCCAGCAGCACGGTGGTGGTTCGGGAAACTCGCGGAGCTCGGGGAGCTCGGGTAACACCGGCGACTCGGGCGGCTCCAAGGGCGAGAACAAAGGCGAGAAGAAGCGCGAGAACAAAGGCGGCGGCGAGCGCGGTGACGCCCGCGGCGGCGAGAGCGGCGGCGACAGGCAGGCTCGCTCCGACCGGGCACATGGCAACGGCGGCCGCCCAGGCGGTGGCGACGCTGGCCGCCCCGCCGCTGGCGGCCAGGGTGCCCGGCACGGTGGTGGTCAGGGCCGTACGTACCGTGGTGACGCCAGCGCCGGTCAGCGCGGCGGCCCCAAGAGTGCCGCCAAGAGCGCTGACAAGGGCGGCCCCAGGAGGGCATCTGCCAGTGACCCTGCCAGCGCGCCGGGCGCGAGCCCGGAGCCCACAACCCCCGCGCCCGGCTCGGAAAAAACTCCGCGCTCCAAGGTGTGACACTTTTTGCGGGCCCGGCGCAGTAAAGAGTGAGCCGACTGGTCATCGGCGAGCGCGCCACCCGAGGTTCCCCCCGTACCTACGGGGTCGCGCGACGGCGCGGGCGGGATACGTTCCCCCGATTCCGCCCGCGCCCTTTCTTCTCTCCCCCTGACCGGGGAGGGCTCAGCTGTAGACGATGACCTTGTCGCCCGGCTTCACCGCGTTGAAGACCTGGGCGATTTTCTCTTTCTGCCGGACATTGACGCAGCCGTGCGAGGCCCCGTTGTAGCCGGTCGCCGCGAAGTCCGCGGAGTAGTGCACCGCCTGGCCGCCGCTGAAGAACATCGCGTAGGGCATCGGGGTGTCGTAGAGAGTCGAGTGATGGTGTCGGCTCTTGAAGTCAACCTTGAAGGTGCCCTCCCGGGTCGGGGTGTACTGCGAGCCGAAGCGCACATCCATCGCCGAGATGACCTTGCCGTCAACCATCCACGCCAGCGTCCGGCTCTCCTTGCTGATACACAGCACCCGGCCGGACAGACAGCGCGGATCGGGATTGCCGACCGGGAAGCTCGTCTGTGGGTACAGCTGTTCGCGCGTCGGCTCGCTGGTCTGCTTCCGCAGCGCTGCCCAGGTGGCCTCGGTGACCGTCCCCGTCTGTGCCAGGCCCTGCCTCTTCTGCAGCGCCTGTACGGCAGCCGCCGTGAACGACCCGTAGTAGCCCGTGGCATTGCGGTTGAACAGCCCCAGTTGCTGAAGCCGTGCCTGCACCTCCCGCACCGCCTCGCCCTCGCTGCCGTTGGTCAGCAGCGGGACGTTCTTCATACCGGGCGTCGGTGCTGGCCTCGGTGGCGTCGGCGCTGGTGCCGACCGCTCCGTCTGCGCTGGTCGCGCTGTGAGAGGTGTCTGTGGTGGCGGCTGTGTCCGCCGCTGCGTTGGTGCCGGTGTCGGCGGCGGTGCCGGCATCGGGCTGGCCGGGCTGGTGCTCGCGGACAGAGCCGTTCCGTCCTTGCCGTATGCCCCGTTGTCCGCCGCCCGCGCGTTGCATCCCACGGTCAGCGCCAGCGCGGCGAGCCCCGCCAGCGTCCCCAGTGTCCGACTGCGTCTGTTCGGAATCCCCGTCATTCCAGCTCCCCCTGCATCCCCGCTCTCTCGGCCAGGCAGACGCCCTGTGCCCCCTATCGGTTCCCTGACCCGCCGGTCGATACTCGCCCGTAACCCTTGTGGGCAACGTCGCGCTACAGTCCGCAGCGAAGGGGCGCAGCAACGGCGCGCAGAGCATGGGCGCAGCGCATGGGCGAGGCGAAACGGGAGGCGGACCGCCATGGCACGCGTATCGGAGTCCGGGCAGCCGATCGAGCCGGTCTACGGGCCGGACGCGCTGACCGGCTGGGACCCGGCCGAGAAGCTGGGTGAGCCCGGCTCGTACCCCTTCACCCGCGGTGTCTACCCCTCCATGTATACCGGCCGTCCCTGGACGATGCGGCAGTACGCGGGATTTGGCACCGCCACCGAGTCCAATGCCCGCTACCGGCAGCTGATTGAGCACGGCACCATGGGCCTGTCGGTCGCCTTCGACCTGCCCACCCAGATGGGCCATGACTCGGACGCGCCGATCGCCCATGGCGAGGTCGGCAAGGTCGGGGTCGCCATCGACTCCATTGAGGACATGCGGGTGCTGTTCGGCGGGATTCCGCTTGACCAGGTGTCCACCTCGATGACGATCAACGCCCCCGCCGCGCTGCTTCTCCTGCTCTACCAACTCGTCGCTGAGGAGCAGGGCATTCCGTCCGGAAAGCTCACCGGCACCATCCAGAACGATGTGCTCAAGGAGTACATCGCCCGTGGCACCTATATCTTTCCGCCCAAGCCGAGCCTGCGGCTGACCGCGGATATCTTCCGGTACTGCAAGGCCGAGATTCCCAAGTGGAACACCATCTCGATTTCCGGCTACCACATGGCCGAGGCCGGGGCGACGCCCGCGCAGGAAATCGCCTTCACCCTCACCGACGGTATGGAATACGTCCGTACGGCGATCGCAGCCGGTATGGACGTGGATGACTTCGCGCCCCGGCTCTCCTTCTTCTTTGTCGCCCGTACGACATTCCTGGAGGAAGTGGCCAAGTTCCGGGCGGCCCGCCGGATCTGGGCCCGCCTCATGCGGGAGGAATTTGGCGCGCGCGATCCCAAGTCGCTGATGCTGCGCTTCCACACCCAGACCGCGGGGGTGCAGCTGACCGCACAGCAGCCCGAGGTGAACCTGGTGCGCGTCGCCATCCAGGGCCTGGGAGCGGTGCTGGGCGGTACCCAGTCGCTGCACACCAACGCCTATGACGAGGCCATCGCCCTGCCCACCGACAAGTCCGCCCGGCTGGCGCTGCGTACCCAGCAGGTGCTGGCCCATGAGACAGACGTCACCGCGACCGTCGACCCCTTCGCGGGCTCCTACGCCATCGAGTCCATGACCGATGACGTCGAGCGGGCCGCCCTCGACCTCATCCAGCGGATCGAGGAGCGAGGCGGCGCGGTCAACGCGATCGAACAGGGCTTCCAGAAGGGCGAGATCGAACGAAGCGCCTACCGCGTCGCCCAGGAGACGGAGGCGGGCGAGCGGGTCGTCGTCGGCGTCAACCGCTTCCAGCTCGCCGAGGAGGAGCCGTATCACCCCCTGCGGGTCGACCCGGCCATTGAGCGGCAACAGGCCGAACGGCTCGCCAGGCTGCGCGCCCAGCGTGACCAGGCGGCGGTGGACGCCGCACTCGCCGAGCTCACGAAGGCCGCGCAGGGCACCGGCAATGTCCTCTATCCCATGAAGAGAGCCCTCAAGGCCAGGGCGACGGTCGGCGAGGTATGCGACACCCTGCGCGAGATCTGGGGCGCCTATGTCCCGGTGGACGCGCTGTGACCGGGCAGGGGACCGGGCGGACAGGGCTCGCGGAGCAGGCGCGGGCACTGGCCGCCGGTGAGGTCACCGCCCGCGAACTCGTCGACGAGGCCCTGGCCCGTATCTCCGCCAGCCAGCCCACGCTCAACGCCTTCAAGGTCCTGCGCACCGAAACGGCACCCGCCGAAGCGGCCGCCGCCGACCGGCGGCTGGCGGCGGGGGAGCGGCTGCCGCTGTTAGGAGTGCCGGTCGCGGTCAAGGACGACACCGATATCGCCGGTGAGCCGACCGCGTTCGGCTGCCCCGGTGACTTCCCGGTCAAGACGGCGGACGCCGAGGCCGTACGGCGACTTCGGGCGGCCGGTGCGGTCATTGTCGGCAAGACCAACAGCCCGGAGCTGGGCCAGTGGCCCTTCACCGAGGGCCCGGCCTTCGGCGCCACCCGCAACCCCTGGCATACGGGCCACACCCCCGGCGGTTCCTCGGGCGGCTCCGCGGCCGCCGTCGCCGCCGGTCTGGTCCCGGCCGCGCTGGGCTCGGACGGCGCCGGTTCGGTCCGTATCCCCGCGGCGTGGTGCCATCTGGTCGGTATCAAGCCGCAGCGCGGCCGGATATCCACCTGGCCGGACCCGGAGGCCTTCAACGGCATCACCTGCCACGGCCCGCTGGCCCGTACCGTCGCCGACGCCGCGCTGCTGTTGGATGTGGCCGACGGCAATGTGGACGGCGACCTGCACAGGCCGCCACCCATCGAGGCGCTGGCCGCCGCGTCCCGCGACCCCGGCAGGCTCCGGATCGCGCTCTCCACCCGGATGGCCTTCACGGCCACCCCGAAGCAGCTCGACCCCCTCGTACGCGCCGCCGTCACCGCCCTCGCCGAACGCCTGGCGCGCCTGGGCCACGAGGTGGCGGAAGCCGACCCCCACTACGGCCCCATCGGCCTCACCTTCGTTCCCCGCGCCACGGCCGGCGTCCGGAGCTGGGCCCAACGCGCCCCCGACCAGGCGCTGCTGGACCCCCGTACGCGCGGCGCCGCCCGCACCGGCCGCCTGCTGGGCGGCCCCGTCCTCCGGCTGGCCCGGGCCGCCGAGGCCCCGCTGCACCGCCGCGTCGGCGCGATCTTCCGCCGTTATGACGTGGTCCTCGCCCCTACGACGGCCACCCCGCCACCCCGCATCGGCGCACTGGCCGGACTGTCCGGCTGGCAGACGGACCGCACGATGATCGCCCACTGTCCGTACGCCTGGCCCTGGAACGTCCTGGGCTGGCCGGGCATCAACATCCCGGCGGGCCGCACCCCGCAGAACCTGCCGCTGGGCGCACAACTCCTCGGCCCCGCGAACAGCGAACCCCTCCTCATCTCCCTCGCCGCTCAGCTGGAGGCCGACCAGCACTGGCAGCACCACTGGCCCCGGTGGGAATGAGTCTTCTCAGGATTTTCAGATTCTCAGAAGAAGCGTTGAACGCCTCCGATCCCGCCTGCGTACTGATGGCTGTAGGGAGACACCAAAGGGCAGTCCTTCGCCCCCTCGCCGCAGTGGATCTGTGCACAGCAGCACACTGCAACTGCCCGGCGGTGTCTCCCCTCTCTCTTGTCTGAGCGCTTGTCTGAGCGCTTGTTTGAACGGTTACTTCCGTCCCGTCCGCCGTCCCGTCCGCAGGGCGCGTGCCCTGCGGACCGTACGGCGGAGCGCGGGGCTGCGGGCCAGGAAGGAGAGCCGGGAGGGGAGGCCACCGGGCAGGCCCAGGGAGGCCAAACGGCGCTGGGTGAAGTATCGCCGGGTGCGTGGTGTGAGCTGAGCGGACAGATAGCGCTCGGCTGCCGCGCGGGACGCCGGGTGCACCGTGGGCTGCATACAGAAGGCGACGGCCCTGAGCAGACCGCCGAGCTGGGCGGGGTCCTCGTACAGGCGTGGCTCGCGCACTCCGGGCAGCAGCGCGTCCGCCACCGTCAGCGGTATCCGGTCACCGTTCTCATACGGTGTCAGCTCGCCCAGCAGCGGTTCGGTGCCGGTCCGGATGACCGGCAGGCCGTAGAGGCAGTGCGCGATCAGCAGGGCGGTGGTAGGCCGCCCGATGACCACCGGGGGACGTAGCCGCTCATAGAGCACTTCGGGCAGGGCAGCGGCCTGGTCCTCCTCCTCCGCCACCACCGTCAGCCTGACGCCGAGCTCCCCGGCTTCCTTCTTCAGCGCCGCTGAAGGGCCCGCCCGGAAGGCGACGATGTCCCGGTGCCCGAGTTCATACGCGGCCCGCAGCCCGGCACACTCCCCGATCACCAGGGCGGCACCCTCGCCCTCGCCCTCGCCCCCGGTCTGGACTCGGGACGCCTCCGGTGCCGCCAGCTCGCTCAGCACACCGCGGAACGCCTTGCCGGGGATGGGCTCGGGGGGCACGCCGAACTCGGTGAGAAGCAGCGGCTCAACTCCCGGCAGCAGATCCAGGTGGAGCAGCCGCCCGACGCGGGTCCCGGTGAACCCGTCGAGCTTGTGGGGAGTGGGACCGTAACCGGCCAGACCGGGCGCGTACACATCGACGGGCGCATCCGGGAAGAGCTGCGCGAGCGGCTGCGCGGGGGACTCGGTGATCAGCTCCACGGGGGTGTTCCCCAGCCCCCACAGCAGCCGCAGCTGCCGCTCCCACAGGGGGACGTCGCCCGGACGCGGCTCCCAGCCGCCCGGATGGAAGGGACGGATGGT
This window harbors:
- a CDS encoding acyl-CoA mutase large subunit family protein, translated to MARVSESGQPIEPVYGPDALTGWDPAEKLGEPGSYPFTRGVYPSMYTGRPWTMRQYAGFGTATESNARYRQLIEHGTMGLSVAFDLPTQMGHDSDAPIAHGEVGKVGVAIDSIEDMRVLFGGIPLDQVSTSMTINAPAALLLLLYQLVAEEQGIPSGKLTGTIQNDVLKEYIARGTYIFPPKPSLRLTADIFRYCKAEIPKWNTISISGYHMAEAGATPAQEIAFTLTDGMEYVRTAIAAGMDVDDFAPRLSFFFVARTTFLEEVAKFRAARRIWARLMREEFGARDPKSLMLRFHTQTAGVQLTAQQPEVNLVRVAIQGLGAVLGGTQSLHTNAYDEAIALPTDKSARLALRTQQVLAHETDVTATVDPFAGSYAIESMTDDVERAALDLIQRIEERGGAVNAIEQGFQKGEIERSAYRVAQETEAGERVVVGVNRFQLAEEEPYHPLRVDPAIERQQAERLARLRAQRDQAAVDAALAELTKAAQGTGNVLYPMKRALKARATVGEVCDTLREIWGAYVPVDAL
- a CDS encoding RNA polymerase sigma factor, producing MQGDDAELTAAVRSAQKGDESAFRTVYRAVHPRLLGYVRTLVPDADAEDVASEAWLQIARDLGRFSGDADRFRGWAARIARNRALDHIRARGRRPASGGDESELTGMPDGADTADEALEALGTGRTMALISQLPRDQAEAVVLRVVVGLDAKSAAQVLGKRAGAVRTAAHRGLRKLAELLDGHDEADGADGTIPDQRQDQSCGVTEKAARTLRET
- a CDS encoding amidase: MRHPARDLGRLCPGGRAVTGQGTGRTGLAEQARALAAGEVTARELVDEALARISASQPTLNAFKVLRTETAPAEAAAADRRLAAGERLPLLGVPVAVKDDTDIAGEPTAFGCPGDFPVKTADAEAVRRLRAAGAVIVGKTNSPELGQWPFTEGPAFGATRNPWHTGHTPGGSSGGSAAAVAAGLVPAALGSDGAGSVRIPAAWCHLVGIKPQRGRISTWPDPEAFNGITCHGPLARTVADAALLLDVADGNVDGDLHRPPPIEALAAASRDPGRLRIALSTRMAFTATPKQLDPLVRAAVTALAERLARLGHEVAEADPHYGPIGLTFVPRATAGVRSWAQRAPDQALLDPRTRGAARTGRLLGGPVLRLARAAEAPLHRRVGAIFRRYDVVLAPTTATPPPRIGALAGLSGWQTDRTMIAHCPYAWPWNVLGWPGINIPAGRTPQNLPLGAQLLGPANSEPLLISLAAQLEADQHWQHHWPRWE
- a CDS encoding L,D-transpeptidase family protein — protein: MKNVPLLTNGSEGEAVREVQARLQQLGLFNRNATGYYGSFTAAAVQALQKRQGLAQTGTVTEATWAALRKQTSEPTREQLYPQTSFPVGNPDPRCLSGRVLCISKESRTLAWMVDGKVISAMDVRFGSQYTPTREGTFKVDFKSRHHHSTLYDTPMPYAMFFSGGQAVHYSADFAATGYNGASHGCVNVRQKEKIAQVFNAVKPGDKVIVYS